The sequence CGCCGCCGAGCTGAATCAGGCTTCAAACGAGATCAATTCGATCATCTCGTCCTACGAGGCTCAGTTGGCAGAGGCAAACGCCGGCGTCGAACACTGGCTGGAATCTGAGAGCGACGCGCTTTGTCCTAGCACTCCGGATGAATCCAGTAACGAACCCGGTGTTTTGGTTGAGACGCATAAAGCGCATCAACTCGGGTTCGCAAAACTAAACGTATTTTGGAAGCTGGTGATTCGTCAGGTGAACGCGGAACGGCGCCACTATGCCGGTATAGATGAATATATCGCCCGGCCGATCGAAGGGAGCATGAGCGAGCTTTCGAAGGCTTCTCGCGAGATCCGCATCGCCGCTCTGGGCAAATTTCCTAACCTGATTGAAGAGATGCATCGGGAGGCTGTTTCGGCCTTGGAAACAATTACCCGCGCAAAGCGTCTCGTGCGCTAAAACAACTGCGAAGTCGCAACCCCGTCAGGAGCGACTACCTTTACTTAAGCCCTTTTCTAATAGCCTTCGGCGGCTGACGATCTGACGCCGGGCGGGGCACAGCGCGCGGCAAAGACATCCAGAAAAGCATCTGAAAAAGTGTGATCGAACCAGATCGAAAAACGCGATCGAACCAAATCGCATTCTAAAAGAAGCGAGGAGGTCATCAGGCAGGTCCAAGAACAAGGCGCTACGGCCGAACATGCGGATTCTGATCGCCTGCGGCACGATCGAGAGGTTGCCGGCCCAACAATTCGAGCCGCCGCAGTGCATGGTCGGGTCTTCGCAGGTAACTGTAGACGAAGCCGTTCATATCTACGTGGTCACGACCAGGCCAGCTATCCGGATCGTCATCGAGTGCGTTCGCCGATGCTCCGCTAAGATCCATGAACCCTTCGGTTCCAAATTGCGTGTTCCGTGCGAACACTCCTCCTCTTATCTGCTCGCTCAATGCGAAATATCGCGCTTCTAAAGTCGGCACCATCGATCGAGAGATCGCTACCGATCTCCGTAGCTACTAGACTCACTTGCCCCACCGCGGTAGCCCCACTGAAGTCAACCTTGCGACCGATCTTCGCGTCGTCAGCGGCGAACGTCTCGCCCCGCCGCCGTCAAATCGAGCCCTTGAACAGTCAAGGCCAAGACCGATGTGCGCACCCGCCAGATTAACCTCGCCTTGCGCTGTTAAACCGTTTCGAAGAAACACCACTCCGCCGATACGCGGGGCATTGAGGCTGAGTGCCATACCGGTCGGATTTGCGATGCGTCCTCCATCTAGTTCCAGATTATTCGCGATTTCTGCCCCTCGCAGATTCACACCACCCACGGCATGAAAACCGTGACGCAGATTTACAGCTCGCGCCCGCAGGGAATCGGCATTTATTGCGACGCCCTCGTTTCCATCTGACCGTATTAGGCAACCATCCAGACTCAGAAGCGACAAATCGGAATAGAGAAGGGTAAGTGCTGCAGAGAAGGAACACTGGAAAAAGATAAGGGGAAATCGCACCCTAACCGCGCTGAGATTCAATGCGCCCACCACCTTCGCGCATGCGATCGTGATGCCTCTCGCGTGGACGAGCCCACTAGCTTCGCGGTCAACGCAAAGCCACGTTAGAAGCTCGGCTCGTATCTCTCTTTCACTGCCCCAACTATTTGCCTCCGCGGGCGCATTCTCCGGAGCGCCCGGGCCTCTGCCTTCCGGTCCGCAGTACGCCTGCTCACCCGTAGCGGCCGCATGAACCAGTTTCCGTTCGGCTTCCGCTAATTTTGCGAATGTCTTCGACGCTAGTTGTTCGAGGCTGGGCTTTTTCGTCTCTTCAGCGCCACTCACGAGCCTATGTCCCACATTGCTGGATCGCGTCTTTACTCTGCCCGGACGTATCGATCTTTCTTCCTCGCCGGCCCTTTCTCGTGATCAGAGCGAAGCTCTTTCCGTACTTTCTCCACCTCCGCTCGATTAAGCAGAACCACCTGTTGTCGTTCTGGGGGGACCAGATTCGACGCAAGGTCGAGTCCCAGCTGCCTCTCAACATAGTACGAAAGGCATACGCGGCTGACGACACTTACGACACCGTCGGTCATGCCAAAATCGCGCTCAATCGCGTGGCGCTGAGCTGCCTTCATCTTGGGATGTGGGCCAATTCGGAGGGTAACTTTCGTGTGCCATTCCCGATCCGTAGACGGGTCCACACTATCCGGCTTCGACTCTCCGACTGATAAGAACCGAGCTAAAACGAAGTCGCGAAAATCTTCATGCTCATGGCACCATGCCCGGACGTGCCATCGGAAACCGTCGAATCCGAGCGCATGAGGTCTCAGCCACCGCCACGTAGGGCGGGCGTGACTGAACGACTGATAGTGGACGCGCAGGCTTAACGACTTTCGTATCGCCTCTGTTGCCGAGCGAAGTATTTCCACACCTAGGTGACGATGCACAAGCGGAACAATTTCAAATGGCGGAAGCCAGCCCAACCAAGTCTCTTCCTGCTTCAGTACTTCATCTGCGACTGATCGCAGCTGCGAGAGGTAGTAGCGCGCGGTCGGAGTCGAAACGACCGGCGTGAAGCTTTTCGTCGCGACGTACGTCTTGAGGCTGCCGTCATACCGAATGTTATCGGGCGCAATCGTCTGATATCGAGCAAGGTCCATCGAAGCCTGAGGAGCCGAGATGTCGAATTTCTCCGTCAGGTCAGAGCGATTGAACTGTCCGTCCCAAAATAGGCGGAATTCGATGAACTCCAGACGCTGTTCGACACTCCATCGCATTTCCGTGCTTTCGGCGATCGCCGCCGCCATTTTTGTCACCTCGTCACCTCCTCCATCGTCCCACCTTCCAGCATACTAACTTGACTCAAGTTTCTCAATCCATCTAGTTTCTAGACGTATGAGGTGATATTGTTGGAGCAACGGTGCCGCGAGGCACGGATCGAGACGAGATGCGCGAGAATAAAAGACCCCTTCGGGTCCTCAGTTTGGACGGCGGAGGAATGCGCGGCACATACGCCGCGACCTACTTGGACCGCCTCGCCAGTGGTTTCGCGTTGCGCCGCGGCATCGCGGGAATCGACATCGGCGCTGCTTTTGACCTGATCGTCGGTACGAGCACGGGCGGAATCATCGGATGTGCTCTCGCCGCCGGATTGCAGTTGAACGAGGTGATCGAACTTTACAGGAAGCACGGACGAGCAATTTTCCGGCGC comes from Candidatus Binatus sp. and encodes:
- a CDS encoding WYL domain-containing protein, producing the protein MAAAIAESTEMRWSVEQRLEFIEFRLFWDGQFNRSDLTEKFDISAPQASMDLARYQTIAPDNIRYDGSLKTYVATKSFTPVVSTPTARYYLSQLRSVADEVLKQEETWLGWLPPFEIVPLVHRHLGVEILRSATEAIRKSLSLRVHYQSFSHARPTWRWLRPHALGFDGFRWHVRAWCHEHEDFRDFVLARFLSVGESKPDSVDPSTDREWHTKVTLRIGPHPKMKAAQRHAIERDFGMTDGVVSVVSRVCLSYYVERQLGLDLASNLVPPERQQVVLLNRAEVEKVRKELRSDHEKGPARKKDRYVRAE